The following proteins are co-located in the Macaca thibetana thibetana isolate TM-01 chromosome 6, ASM2454274v1, whole genome shotgun sequence genome:
- the LOC126957420 gene encoding uncharacterized protein LOC126957420, with product MKAVVLWSAGGKFQLQLSNIKGLAGYPGWMSHGIQGRDLARPRERATNRGPLGCGFISLSLPPYPHLSVFLRCLILLSGTWPAPGAGIRLVPSWSVSIPSVIHSGQRKGWLVVQDICHLGKDHRGRASLAEQTRFCSGLDRFAHSWASPCPVEQTGFCSGLDMFAPSWASPCPVEQTGFCSGLDMFAHSWASPCPVEQTGFCSGLDMFAHSWASPCPVEQTGFCSGLDMFAPSWASPCPVEKPHEERGPLHLSPPHSDRQSLGCQPAVPACDST from the coding sequence ATGAAGGCTGTAGTCCTGTGGTCTGCGGGAGGCAAATTCCAACTCCAGCTGTCAAACATAAAGGGACTGGCAGGCTATCCAGGGTGGATGTCTCATGGCATCCAAGGCAGGGACCTAGCCAGGCCTCGGGAAAGAGCTACAAACCGAGGACCTCTGGGGTGTGGCTTCATCTCCCTCTCCCTACCACCCTACCCCCATCTCTCTGTGTTCCTCAGATGCCTCATTTTGCTGTCAGGCACGTGGCCAGCTCCAGGAGCTGGAATCAGGTTGGTACCTTCTTGGTCAGTGTCCATCCCTAGTGTCATCCACAGTGGCCAACGGAAGGGGTGGCTGGTGGTGCAGGACATTTGCCATCTTGGGAAAGATCACAGAGGAAGGGCCTCTTTAGCTGAGCAGACGAGGTTCTGCAGTGGTCTGGACAGATTTGCACACTCGTGGGCATCCCCCTGCCCTGTTGAGCAGACGGGGTTCTGCAGTGGTCTGGACATGTTTGCACCCTCGTGGGCATCCCCCTGCCCTGTTGAGCAGACGGGGTTCTGCAGTGGTCTGGACATGTTTGCACACTCGTGGGCATCCCCCTGCCCTGTTGAGCAGACGGGGTTCTGCAGTGGTCTGGACATGTTTGCACACTCGTGGGCATCCCCCTGCCCTGTTGAGCAGACGGGGTTCTGCAGTGGTCTGGACATGTTTGCACCCTCGTGGGCATCCCCCTGCCCTGTTGAGAAACCACATGAGGAAAGGGGACCCTTACACCTGTCACCTCCCCACTCTGACCGCCAGAGCCTGGGCTGCCAGCCAGCCGTGCCAGCATGTGACAGCACTTGA